In bacterium, the DNA window CTGTTATTGAAAATTTACCAATTGATGATAGATTTACAATGTGTAATATGGCTATCGAGGCAGGTGGGAAAAATGGAATAATAAAACCTGACAGAATCACAGAAGAATATTTGAAAGAAATAGGTTTAGATATAAAAATTGACGAGAATTTAAAAACAGACAGCGAAAATGATTATGAAAAGATAATAGAGATAGATGTTAGTAAAATTGAGCCGCAGGTTTCTGCACCCCATCTTCCAAGCAATTCAAAAAGTGTAAGAGAATATTCAAATGTTAAAATTGACCAGGTAGTTATTGGTTCATGTACAAATGGAAGAATAAGTGATTTAAGAAAGGCAGCAAAAATTCTTAAAGGTAAAAAAAT includes these proteins:
- a CDS encoding aconitase family protein, yielding VIENLPIDDRFTMCNMAIEAGGKNGIIKPDRITEEYLKEIGLDIKIDENLKTDSENDYEKIIEIDVSKIEPQVSAPHLPSNSKSVREYSNVKIDQVVIGSCTNGRISDLRKAAKILKGKKIHPEVRCIIIPATQKVYKQALKEGLIDIFIESGCVISPPTCGPCLGGHMGVLAKGEVAIATTNRNFIGRMGHPESYVYLSNPEVAAASAVKGKISHPEEV